The Equus przewalskii isolate Varuska unplaced genomic scaffold, EquPr2 ChrUn-6, whole genome shotgun sequence genome includes a region encoding these proteins:
- the CD84 gene encoding SLAM family member 5 isoform X3 — MAQHRLGILLLCLQTCLEVSGSNTDIITVNGILGESVTFPLNIQGSQQVNSIAWTSKSSVASIIPGNSGTPPIITVTHQDYYERINVSGQNYNLEIRNLRMEDAGTYKADISLKTSEKKITTTTKHFKLQVYRRLGKPKITQSLMTSMNNTCNVTLTCSVEKEEKNVTYTWSPLGEEGNVLQIFRTPVNQELTYTCTVWNPVSNNSDSISARQLCTDVAMGLHTRRTGLLSGLAVLSLFMLILPAVLLFLFCKRRQGSYSKTFSKNPASRNTQQAESRIYDEIPQSKVFPAKEEPVNSIYSVVQCSDKEKISTQDSKPPGTSSYEIVI; from the exons ATGGCCCAGCACCGCCTAGGGATTTTGCTCCTTTGCCTGCAAACCT GTCTGGAAGTATCTGGAAGCAACACAGACATCATCACAGTGAATGGGATTCTGGGAGAGTCGGTTACTTTCCCCTTAAATATCCAAGGATCACAGCAAGTTAACAGCATTGCTTGGACTTCCAAATCGTCAGTTGCTTCTATAATACCAGGAAATTCCGGAACACCACCCATAATTACTGTGACCCACCAAGATTATTATGAACGAATAAATGTCTCAGGTCAGAACTATAACCTGGAGATCAGGAATCTGAGGATGGAAGATGCAGGGACCTACAAAGCCGACATAAGTTTAAAGACCTCTGAAAAGAagatcaccaccaccaccaagcacTTCAAGCTTCAAGTCTATC GTCGGCTTGGGAAGCCAAAAATTACTCAGAGTTTAATGACATCGATGAACAACACCTGTAATGTCACACTGACATGCTctgtggaaaaagaagaaaaaaatgtgacataTACTTGGAGTCCCCTGGGGGAAGAGGGTAATGTCCTTCAAATCTTCAGGACCCCTGTCAACCAAGAGCTGACTTACACGTGTACAGTCTGGAACCCTGTCAGCAATAATTCTGACTCCATCTCTGCCCGGCAGCTCTGTACAG ATGTTGCAATGGGCCTCCATACTCGCCGCACTGGGCTGCTGAGTGGGCTGGCTGTGCTCTCTCTGTTTATGCTCATTCTACCTGCAGtgcttctgttccttttctgCAAAAGAAGACAAG GTTCCTACTCCAAGACCTTCAGTAAGAACCCTG CTTCAAGAAACACCCAGCAAGCAGAGTCCAGAATCTACGATGAAATCCCCCAGTCCAAG GTGTTCCCTGCCAAGGAGGAGCCAGTGAACTCAATTTATTCCGTAGTGCAGTGCTCTGATAAG GAGAAAATCAGCACACAGGACAGCAAACCTCCTGGGACTTCAAGTTATGAAATTGTAATCTAG
- the CD84 gene encoding SLAM family member 5 isoform X1, producing the protein MAQHRLGILLLCLQTCLEVSGSNTDIITVNGILGESVTFPLNIQGSQQVNSIAWTSKSSVASIIPGNSGTPPIITVTHQDYYERINVSGQNYNLEIRNLRMEDAGTYKADISLKTSEKKITTTTKHFKLQVYRRLGKPKITQSLMTSMNNTCNVTLTCSVEKEEKNVTYTWSPLGEEGNVLQIFRTPVNQELTYTCTVWNPVSNNSDSISARQLCTDVAMGLHTRRTGLLSGLAVLSLFMLILPAVLLFLFCKRRQGSYSKTFSKNPDAVSKNTIYTYITASRNTQQAESRIYDEIPQSKVFPAKEEPVNSIYSVVQCSDKEKISTQDSKPPGTSSYEIVI; encoded by the exons ATGGCCCAGCACCGCCTAGGGATTTTGCTCCTTTGCCTGCAAACCT GTCTGGAAGTATCTGGAAGCAACACAGACATCATCACAGTGAATGGGATTCTGGGAGAGTCGGTTACTTTCCCCTTAAATATCCAAGGATCACAGCAAGTTAACAGCATTGCTTGGACTTCCAAATCGTCAGTTGCTTCTATAATACCAGGAAATTCCGGAACACCACCCATAATTACTGTGACCCACCAAGATTATTATGAACGAATAAATGTCTCAGGTCAGAACTATAACCTGGAGATCAGGAATCTGAGGATGGAAGATGCAGGGACCTACAAAGCCGACATAAGTTTAAAGACCTCTGAAAAGAagatcaccaccaccaccaagcacTTCAAGCTTCAAGTCTATC GTCGGCTTGGGAAGCCAAAAATTACTCAGAGTTTAATGACATCGATGAACAACACCTGTAATGTCACACTGACATGCTctgtggaaaaagaagaaaaaaatgtgacataTACTTGGAGTCCCCTGGGGGAAGAGGGTAATGTCCTTCAAATCTTCAGGACCCCTGTCAACCAAGAGCTGACTTACACGTGTACAGTCTGGAACCCTGTCAGCAATAATTCTGACTCCATCTCTGCCCGGCAGCTCTGTACAG ATGTTGCAATGGGCCTCCATACTCGCCGCACTGGGCTGCTGAGTGGGCTGGCTGTGCTCTCTCTGTTTATGCTCATTCTACCTGCAGtgcttctgttccttttctgCAAAAGAAGACAAG GTTCCTACTCCAAGACCTTCAGTAAGAACCCTG ATGCTGTCTCAAAGAacacaatatacacatatattacagCTTCAAGAAACACCCAGCAAGCAGAGTCCAGAATCTACGATGAAATCCCCCAGTCCAAG GTGTTCCCTGCCAAGGAGGAGCCAGTGAACTCAATTTATTCCGTAGTGCAGTGCTCTGATAAG GAGAAAATCAGCACACAGGACAGCAAACCTCCTGGGACTTCAAGTTATGAAATTGTAATCTAG
- the CD84 gene encoding SLAM family member 5 isoform X2, whose translation MAQHRLGILLLCLQTCLEVSGSNTDIITVNGILGESVTFPLNIQGSQQVNSIAWTSKSSVASIIPGNSGTPPIITVTHQDYYERINVSGQNYNLEIRNLRMEDAGTYKADISLKTSEKKITTTTKHFKLQVYRRLGKPKITQSLMTSMNNTCNVTLTCSVEKEEKNVTYTWSPLGEEGNVLQIFRTPVNQELTYTCTVWNPVSNNSDSISARQLCTDVAMGLHTRRTGLLSGLAVLSLFMLILPAVLLFLFCKRRQGSYSKTFSKNPDAVSKNTIYTYITASRNTQQAESRIYDEIPQSKVFPAKEEPVNSIYSVVQCSDKLTFTVHNLHS comes from the exons ATGGCCCAGCACCGCCTAGGGATTTTGCTCCTTTGCCTGCAAACCT GTCTGGAAGTATCTGGAAGCAACACAGACATCATCACAGTGAATGGGATTCTGGGAGAGTCGGTTACTTTCCCCTTAAATATCCAAGGATCACAGCAAGTTAACAGCATTGCTTGGACTTCCAAATCGTCAGTTGCTTCTATAATACCAGGAAATTCCGGAACACCACCCATAATTACTGTGACCCACCAAGATTATTATGAACGAATAAATGTCTCAGGTCAGAACTATAACCTGGAGATCAGGAATCTGAGGATGGAAGATGCAGGGACCTACAAAGCCGACATAAGTTTAAAGACCTCTGAAAAGAagatcaccaccaccaccaagcacTTCAAGCTTCAAGTCTATC GTCGGCTTGGGAAGCCAAAAATTACTCAGAGTTTAATGACATCGATGAACAACACCTGTAATGTCACACTGACATGCTctgtggaaaaagaagaaaaaaatgtgacataTACTTGGAGTCCCCTGGGGGAAGAGGGTAATGTCCTTCAAATCTTCAGGACCCCTGTCAACCAAGAGCTGACTTACACGTGTACAGTCTGGAACCCTGTCAGCAATAATTCTGACTCCATCTCTGCCCGGCAGCTCTGTACAG ATGTTGCAATGGGCCTCCATACTCGCCGCACTGGGCTGCTGAGTGGGCTGGCTGTGCTCTCTCTGTTTATGCTCATTCTACCTGCAGtgcttctgttccttttctgCAAAAGAAGACAAG GTTCCTACTCCAAGACCTTCAGTAAGAACCCTG ATGCTGTCTCAAAGAacacaatatacacatatattacagCTTCAAGAAACACCCAGCAAGCAGAGTCCAGAATCTACGATGAAATCCCCCAGTCCAAG GTGTTCCCTGCCAAGGAGGAGCCAGTGAACTCAATTTATTCCGTAGTGCAGTGCTCTGATAAG CTGACCTTCACAGTACACAACCTCCACAGCTGA